CGAGATCGACCGCGTCGGAGACCATCCCGGCTATGTCCAGGTGCTGGTGGCCGCCCGCACCCAACAGCCGCTGGGCCGGCGCAAGTACTGGAGGATTTACGAGGCCTGCGAGCGCCACGATCTCCCCTTCGGCATCCACTTCGGAGGAAACTCCGGTCAGCCCCTGACCGGCGGAGGATGGCCGAACCACTACTACGAGGACCACGCCGGCATGCCCCAGGCCTTTCAGTCCCAGGTGATCAGCCTGGTCACGGAAGGGGTGTTCGAAAGATTTCCCGGATTGAAGGTGGTGCTGATCGAGGGCGGATTCGCCTGGCTGCCTCCCCTCATGTGGCGCCTGGACCGTTCCTGGCGGAGGCTCAAGGAGGAGGTTCCCGACCTGAAGCGGTTGCCGTCCGAGACCATCCGCCGCCATTTCTGGCTCACCACCCAACCCATGGAGGAACCGCCCCGGCACGAGTACCTGGTGCAATTGCTGGACCAACTGGACATGGACGACCGTCTTCTCTTCGCCACCGACTACCCTCACTGGGACTTCGACTCCCCGGCTCAGGCCATCCCGCCGAGCCTTTCCCGGGAGTTCCGGCGAGGCGTCATGTCGGAGAACGCCCGGAGCCTCTACGATTTCGGAGAGGGGAGCGGCGGCTTTCTTGCCGCCGAATAGGAGCGGCGGTTTTCTAACCGCCGAACTCCGGAGTAACCAATTGGCAGAGAGAAACGGGCGATTAGAAATCGTCCTTTCAGAACGAACAACGAGCCAATGCCGGTGAAGCGACACCTGATCTGCAGCGTCGACTCTCTGCCCCCCGGTTCCCGCAGAGTAGTGAAGATCGGCGTCCGGTCCATCGGCGTCTTCAACGTGGACGGCCGTTTCTACGCCCTTCGCAACAGTTGTCCCCATCAGGGCGGCCCGATCTGCCTGGGACACCTGACGGGGTTCGCCACGTCGCCGACTCCCGGCGAGTTCGAGTACCTGCGGAAAGGGGAGATCCTGCGTTGCCCCTGGCACGGGTGGGAGTTCGACGTCAAGACCGGCCAGTCCTGGTTCGACCCGGCCCGGCTGCGGGTGGCCACCTATCCGGCCCGGGTCGAGAGCGGCGCCACTCTGGCGGCGGACCACTGCGGCTCCGAGTCCGATCCCGGGATGAGCGGCCTCTGCCGGGAACCGTACACGCTGGAGACCTACCCGGTGGCGGTGGAGGCGGACTACGTCGTCGTGGAGGTTCCGGGGAGCTCCTGACATGAACATCATTGACATCAATTATTAGAGTTCATATTATGCGGTGATGCGTACAACTCTCACCATCGACGAAGACATCGCCCTCCGGATTCAGGACCTGCGGCGGCGCCGCGGACACTCATTGAAGCAGGTCATCAATCGACTGTTGCGCGAAGGACTGCGAAGCAGCCAGCAGACGCCGCACGCCAAACCCTATCGCACGAAGACCCGCAAGCTCGGCCTGAGGCCCGGCTTCGACACCGCCGGGTTCAACCAACTGGTGGACGAACTGGAGGCGGAGGAGTATCAAGTCCGGGAGACCCTGTTGCGCCAATGATGATTCCGGACGTCAACCTGCTCGTCTACGCGGTCGACGAGACGAGTCCGTTCCATGTGAAGGCGCGGCGCTGGTGGGATCGGTCGCTCTCATCGACCGCCGCCGTGGGCCTCTGCTACGCAAGCATACTGGGGTTCGTGCGGCTGACGACGAACCGGCGCGTATTCAAATCGCCACTGGGCGTGCGAGACGCGCTCGACCAAGTGGAGAGCTGGTTCGATCAGCCGAACTCCGTGCTGCTGGCACCGACGGAACGTCATTGGTCGATCCTGTCCGGGCTGCTTCGGTCGACGGAGGTGGGAGCCAACCTGACCACGGACGCCCACATCGCCGCGTATGCGATCGAACATGCCGGGGTCCTGTACTCGAACGACGGCGACTTCGCTCGCTTCGAGGGGCTGCGTTGGAGGAACCCGCTGGCAGGATGAGACACCCGGATCGGCCGGAGCCGTCAAGAGCACGGTGAGATCTACAACTTGGAGAAGAGTCCCATGAACGGCGCTGATGCCATCGTCAAGATCCTGCAAATGGAAGGGATCCGGCAGGTCTTCTGCTACCCCTTGACCAACCTCCTGGACGCCCTGGCCCGGGCCGGCGTCCGCATCCTCAGCTCCCGGCAGGAGCGGGTCGCCGGCAACATGGCCGACGGCGTCTCCCGGTCCACCAACGGCCGGCAGATCGGGGTCTTCACCGTCCAGTCCCGCGCCGGCGCCGAGAACGCATTCGCAGGAGTGGCTCACTCCTTCACCGATTCCACCCCCGTCCTCTTCCTGCCGGGGCACGCGGGTCTGGACCAGATCGGGACCCATCCCTCCTTCGACTGCGTCGACAACTACCGGGCCACCACCAAGATGGCCAACAAGGTGATCTCGCCCGAGCTGGCGCCCAGCCGATTGCGGCACGCCTTCACCGCCCTGCGCTCGGGGAGGCCGGGCCCGGTGATGCTGGAGGTGCTGGACGACGCCTGCAAGGCGGAGTTCAATGGCGACCTGGAATACACGCCGATCCCCCGAATGCGGGTGGCGGCCGATCCGGGAGCGGTGGAAGAGGCCGCCGAGCGTTTGCT
This is a stretch of genomic DNA from Acidobacteriota bacterium. It encodes these proteins:
- a CDS encoding amidohydrolase family protein encodes the protein MAIAVEPRTRNMTRGRRRPKTAVIDCDIHNALPSDEAIRKYLPPRWRKHHRMFGLRGHVGCEYPRASPNAARHDSWPPSGLPAGSDLDFLREQLLDEWDLEYGLLNCLIGAGRQQNLEFGAAFSQGLNDWQIETWLEPEPRLRASVVIPYEDGELSAAEIDRVGDHPGYVQVLVAARTQQPLGRRKYWRIYEACERHDLPFGIHFGGNSGQPLTGGGWPNHYYEDHAGMPQAFQSQVISLVTEGVFERFPGLKVVLIEGGFAWLPPLMWRLDRSWRRLKEEVPDLKRLPSETIRRHFWLTTQPMEEPPRHEYLVQLLDQLDMDDRLLFATDYPHWDFDSPAQAIPPSLSREFRRGVMSENARSLYDFGEGSGGFLAAE
- a CDS encoding Rieske (2Fe-2S) protein, which produces MKRHLICSVDSLPPGSRRVVKIGVRSIGVFNVDGRFYALRNSCPHQGGPICLGHLTGFATSPTPGEFEYLRKGEILRCPWHGWEFDVKTGQSWFDPARLRVATYPARVESGATLAADHCGSESDPGMSGLCREPYTLETYPVAVEADYVVVEVPGSS
- a CDS encoding antitoxin — encoded protein: MRTTLTIDEDIALRIQDLRRRRGHSLKQVINRLLREGLRSSQQTPHAKPYRTKTRKLGLRPGFDTAGFNQLVDELEAEEYQVRETLLRQ
- a CDS encoding type II toxin-antitoxin system VapC family toxin; the protein is MMIPDVNLLVYAVDETSPFHVKARRWWDRSLSSTAAVGLCYASILGFVRLTTNRRVFKSPLGVRDALDQVESWFDQPNSVLLAPTERHWSILSGLLRSTEVGANLTTDAHIAAYAIEHAGVLYSNDGDFARFEGLRWRNPLAG